In the Telopea speciosissima isolate NSW1024214 ecotype Mountain lineage chromosome 2, Tspe_v1, whole genome shotgun sequence genome, one interval contains:
- the LOC122653210 gene encoding tyrosine--tRNA ligase, chloroplastic/mitochondrial isoform X1: MASVAITAAASRAFFCRNRKPLFFLSISPNFTFVRCSNNHIFSSLKTPRNDSSLSLSIRCIQPAQETLETTRNEDVSSVCGRNVVDILEERGLLESITSENLRSACSKPKVSPLKVYCGFDPTAESLHLGNLLGIIVLSWFQRCGHKTVALIGGATGRIGDPSGKSLERPELDIETLENNTVGIMNTVTRILGRKTSISTMGSEKNLTSDMGLCDSFVIMNNFDWWKDISLLDFLRNVGRFARVGAMMAKESVKKRLESEQGMSYTEFTYQLLQGYDFLYLFKNEGVNVQIGGSDQWGNITAGTELIRKILRLEGAYGLTFPLLLKSDGTKFGKSEDGAIWLSPLTLSPYKFYQYFFSVPDVDVVRFLKILTFLSMEEIRELEEQMKTSGYVPNSVQRRLAEEVTRFVHGEEGLVEALKATEALRPGAETKLDWKTIEGIAGDVPSCSLAYDQVLNASLVDLSVSTSLLESKSAARRLLKQGGLYLNNNRVDDEGKKIEAVDIVDGKVLLLSAGKKNKMIIRIP; this comes from the coding sequence ATGGCGAGTGTGGCAATCACGGCTGCTGCTTCAAGGGCCTTCTTCTGCAGAAACAGGAAGCCCTTGTTCTTCCTCTCTATAAGCCCTAATTTCACATTTGTACGCTGCAGCAACAACCACATCTTTTCTTCGCTGAAAACCCCAAGAAACGattcttctttatctttatcTATCAGATGCATTCAACCCGCTCAAGAAACGTTGGAAACAACGAGAAACGAAGATGTTTCCTCTGTTTGCGGACGCAATGTTGTTGACATTCTTGAAGAAAGAGGTCTCCTTGAGTCGATCACCAGCGAGAATCTTAGGTCAGCTTGTTCCAAACCGAAGGTCAGTCCTTTGAAGGTTTACTGTGGTTTTGACCCTACTGCTGAAAGCTTACACTTGGGAAACTTGCTTGGTATTATTGTACTATCTTGGTTTCAGAGATGCGGCCACAAAACTGTTGCTTTGATCGGTGGTGCAACAGGTAGGATTGGAGACCCATCTGGGAAAAGCTTAGAAAGACCAGAATTAGATATTGAAACATTAGAGAATAACACGGTAGGGATTATGAATACAGTTACTAGGATTTTAGGTAGAAAGACTTCGATTTCAACAATGGGTAGTGAGAAAAACCTGACCTCTGATATGGGTTTATGCGATTCTTTTGTAATTATGAATAATTTTGACTGGTGGAAGGACATCAGCTTATTGGATTTTCTGCGAAATGTTGGCCGGTTTGCAAGGGTGGGTGCGATGATGGCCAAGGAGAGTGTGAAGAAGAGGTTAGAATCTGAACAAGGAATGAGCTACACTGAGTTCACATACCAGTTGTTGCAGGGTTATGactttttatatttgtttaagAACGAGGGGGTTAATGTTCAAATAGGGGGGAGTGATCAGTGGGGAAACATAACTGCTGGGACTGAACTGATTCGGAAGATTCTTCGGTTAGAAGGAGCATATGGTTTGACATTTCCTCTTCTGTTGAAGAGTGATGGAACCAAATTTGGCAAGTCTGAAGATGGTGCTATCTGGTTGTCTCCCTTGACGTTGTCGCCTTATAAGTTCTATCAGTACTTCTTCTCAGTTCCTGATGTGGATGTGGTGAGGTTTCTCAAGATTCTTACTTTCCTGAGTATGGAGGAGATCAGGGAATTGGAAGAGCAGATGAAGACATCTGGATATGTACCCAATTCGGTTCAGAGGAGACTCGCGGAAGAAGTAACTCGTTTTGTCCATGGCGAAGAAGGACTGGTGGAGGCCTTGAAGGCTACTGAAGCATTGAGGCCTGGAGCTGAGACAAAGTTGGATTGGAAAACCATTGAAGGTATTGCTGGGGATGTTCCTTCATGTTCTTTGGCCTATGACCAAGTCTTGAATGCTTCTCTGGTTGATCTCTCTGTTTCCACTAGTTTGCTTGAGAGTAAGTCAGCTGCCCGCCGCCTTCTTAAGCAAGGTGGGCTTTACTTGAACAACAACAGAGTTGATGATGAGGGAAAGAAGATCGAGGCTGTTGATATTGTTGATGGGAAGGTGCTTCTTTTGTCTGCTgggaagaagaacaagatgATTATAAGGATACCTTGA
- the LOC122653210 gene encoding tyrosine--tRNA ligase, chloroplastic/mitochondrial isoform X2, with protein MASVAITAAASRAFFCRNRKPLFFLSISPNFTFVRCSNNHIFSSLKTPRNDSSLSLSIRCIQPAQETLETTRNEDVSSVCGRNVVDILEERGLLESITSENLRSACSKPKVSPLKVYCGFDPTAESLHLGNLLGIIVLSWFQRCGHKTVALIRPELDIETLENNTVGIMNTVTRILGRKTSISTMGSEKNLTSDMGLCDSFVIMNNFDWWKDISLLDFLRNVGRFARVGAMMAKESVKKRLESEQGMSYTEFTYQLLQGYDFLYLFKNEGVNVQIGGSDQWGNITAGTELIRKILRLEGAYGLTFPLLLKSDGTKFGKSEDGAIWLSPLTLSPYKFYQYFFSVPDVDVVRFLKILTFLSMEEIRELEEQMKTSGYVPNSVQRRLAEEVTRFVHGEEGLVEALKATEALRPGAETKLDWKTIEGIAGDVPSCSLAYDQVLNASLVDLSVSTSLLESKSAARRLLKQGGLYLNNNRVDDEGKKIEAVDIVDGKVLLLSAGKKNKMIIRIP; from the exons ATGGCGAGTGTGGCAATCACGGCTGCTGCTTCAAGGGCCTTCTTCTGCAGAAACAGGAAGCCCTTGTTCTTCCTCTCTATAAGCCCTAATTTCACATTTGTACGCTGCAGCAACAACCACATCTTTTCTTCGCTGAAAACCCCAAGAAACGattcttctttatctttatcTATCAGATGCATTCAACCCGCTCAAGAAACGTTGGAAACAACGAGAAACGAAGATGTTTCCTCTGTTTGCGGACGCAATGTTGTTGACATTCTTGAAGAAAGAGGTCTCCTTGAGTCGATCACCAGCGAGAATCTTAGGTCAGCTTGTTCCAAACCGAAGGTCAGTCCTTTGAAGGTTTACTGTGGTTTTGACCCTACTGCTGAAAGCTTACACTTGGGAAACTTGCTTGGTATTATTGTACTATCTTGGTTTCAGAGATGCGGCCACAAAACTGTTGCTTTGATC AGACCAGAATTAGATATTGAAACATTAGAGAATAACACGGTAGGGATTATGAATACAGTTACTAGGATTTTAGGTAGAAAGACTTCGATTTCAACAATGGGTAGTGAGAAAAACCTGACCTCTGATATGGGTTTATGCGATTCTTTTGTAATTATGAATAATTTTGACTGGTGGAAGGACATCAGCTTATTGGATTTTCTGCGAAATGTTGGCCGGTTTGCAAGGGTGGGTGCGATGATGGCCAAGGAGAGTGTGAAGAAGAGGTTAGAATCTGAACAAGGAATGAGCTACACTGAGTTCACATACCAGTTGTTGCAGGGTTATGactttttatatttgtttaagAACGAGGGGGTTAATGTTCAAATAGGGGGGAGTGATCAGTGGGGAAACATAACTGCTGGGACTGAACTGATTCGGAAGATTCTTCGGTTAGAAGGAGCATATGGTTTGACATTTCCTCTTCTGTTGAAGAGTGATGGAACCAAATTTGGCAAGTCTGAAGATGGTGCTATCTGGTTGTCTCCCTTGACGTTGTCGCCTTATAAGTTCTATCAGTACTTCTTCTCAGTTCCTGATGTGGATGTGGTGAGGTTTCTCAAGATTCTTACTTTCCTGAGTATGGAGGAGATCAGGGAATTGGAAGAGCAGATGAAGACATCTGGATATGTACCCAATTCGGTTCAGAGGAGACTCGCGGAAGAAGTAACTCGTTTTGTCCATGGCGAAGAAGGACTGGTGGAGGCCTTGAAGGCTACTGAAGCATTGAGGCCTGGAGCTGAGACAAAGTTGGATTGGAAAACCATTGAAGGTATTGCTGGGGATGTTCCTTCATGTTCTTTGGCCTATGACCAAGTCTTGAATGCTTCTCTGGTTGATCTCTCTGTTTCCACTAGTTTGCTTGAGAGTAAGTCAGCTGCCCGCCGCCTTCTTAAGCAAGGTGGGCTTTACTTGAACAACAACAGAGTTGATGATGAGGGAAAGAAGATCGAGGCTGTTGATATTGTTGATGGGAAGGTGCTTCTTTTGTCTGCTgggaagaagaacaagatgATTATAAGGATACCTTGA
- the LOC122653207 gene encoding pentatricopeptide repeat-containing protein At5g16640, mitochondrial-like, with the protein MPCSAPSVTSHLNRICRKAWSCYQLLNFSVSCSVESIEFPDERISPDNNGEIPYQNLNLYYTLQRGMQNYAASGFYKEALHTLNLMSQITGKLTVYDCNSFMYYYLKSRKASMQNLVEVYGLMRGFGTPPNALTYNTLLNGLLSLGTLQYAFYFTEEMYRNGFIPSFSLLSRLLKKSVKLGNLMGSLYVFILMLKLEYSPTETASNMLIFSLSRAQKVNEANFVLSVLLDGSFFPTLCSYNSILWALCKSGQIYTALALFCSLKKKGLVNDVSSYSALVHGFSREGLWEEAYHVLEEMQKDGCTANAITYTTIIKFLCDDGKIKEAFFLLDRMEKEGCEPDLVTYNIILRALCHKDRILEAFELLRVIDGKGLSPDPFTYTALAGGLLKVGKTGIATQFLLAFFSRGCLVDVATYNIYFHCLCNEGKSGEALLLLKSMMEHGFTPNHMTYNTILNGFCKDGNVDEALELFDHFERADNGPDLVSFNTIMAMACKLGDSAMLQRVLDRMESEGVTLNIIGSTCLIQYFCKMQKFNECFELLESMIYNGPTPTIVTYNVFLDNLCKEGLVGTAYRIFRHLKSSGPSPDTISYNILINSFMHEGDDWMVEQLLRDMYNQGIQPDLVTYGSFICSLCKKGKISVALLLRDQMVEARLKPNITIYNILLKSMFRSGKLWEVILLLKEMAVNGLEPDMISADILNQAISKGRMKRFPKAMKAFELVIGNNFCRETYVGEITG; encoded by the coding sequence ATGCCTTGCTCTGCCCCTTCCGTGACAAGTCATTTAAATAGAATCTGCAGAAAGGCATGGTCTTGTTATCAGTTACTCAACTTTTCCGTGTCGTGTTCTGTTGAAAGCATAGAATTTCCAGACGAAAGAATTAGTCCTGACAATAACGGCGAAATCCCATACCAAAACCTAAATTTGTACTATACATTGCAGCGTGGTATGCAGAATTATGCGGCTTCTGGTTTTTACAAAGAAGCTTTACACACCTTAAATCTCATGAGTCAGATAACTGGGAAGCTAACTGTGTATGATTGTAATTCGTTTATGTACTATTATCTAAAGTCAAGAAAAGCCTCGATGCAAAATTTAGTTGAAGTGTATGGTCTAATGAGAGGATTTGGTACTCCTCCGAATGCCTTGACTTATAATACTCTCTTGAATGGATTACTCTCTTTAGGGACATTGCAATATGCATTTTATTTCACAGAGGAGATGTATAGAAATGGATTTATACCATCTTTCAGTCTTTTGTCGAGGTTATTGAAAAAGTCTGTCAAGTTGGGGAATTTAATGGGTTCTCTTTAtgtgttcatactgatgttgaAATTGGAGTATTCTCCAACCGAAACCGCTTCAAACATGTTGATTTTTAGCCTCAGCAGAGCTCAAAAAGTTAACGAGGCAAATTTTGTGCTCTCTGTGCTTTTGGATGGGAGCTTTTTTCCTACTTTGTGCAGTTATAATTCAATTCTTTGGGCTTTATGCAAGTCTGGCCAGATTTATACTGCTTTGGCACTGTTTTGTTCTCTGAAGAAAAAGGGGCTTGTTAATGATGTGTCCTCATATTCAGCTTTGGTTCACGGATTTAGCAGAGAAGGGCTATGGGAAGAAGCTTATCATGTTTTAGAAGAGATGCAGAAGGACGGGTGTACAGCTAATGCCATCACCTACACTACCATCATTAAGTTTCTTTGTGATGATGGGAAGATCAAAGAGGCTTTCTTCCTATTGGATAGAATGGAAAAGGAAGGATGTGAACCAGATTTGGTTACATACAACATAATTCTTCGTGCACTTTGTCACAAAGATAGAATTTTAGAAGCTTTTGAGCTCCTTCGTGTTATTGATGGAAAAGGGTTATCTCCTGACCCATTCACCTATACTGCTTTGGCTGGGGGGTTGTTAAAAGTAGGAAAAACAGGGATTGCAACTCAGTTCTTGCTTGCTTTCTTCTCCAGGGGCTGTTTAGTGGATGTTGCTACTTACAACATCTATTTCCATTGTTTATGTAACGAAGGTAAATCAGGAGAAGCATTATTACTGTTAAAAAGTATGATGGAACATGGTTTTACACCAAATCACATGACATATAACACAATTTTAAATGGATTCTGTAAGGATGGTAATGTGGATGAAGCATTGGAGCTATTTGATCACTTTGAAAGGGCTGATAATGGGCCTGACTTGGTTTCCTTTAATACAATTATGGCCATGGCTTGCAAGCTGGGAGATTCTGCAATGCTGCAAAGGGTCTTGGATCGTATGGAAAGTGAAGGCGTCACACTTAATATAATTGGTTCAACTTGTCTGATTCAATATTTCTGTAAAATGCAGAAGTTCAACGAGTGTTTTGAGCTTTTGGAGAGTATGATCTACAATGGCCCTACTCCTACTATAGTCACTTACAATGTGTTTTTGGACAACCTTTGCAAGGAAGGGTTAGTCGGAACTGCATATCGGATTTTTAGGCACCTTAAAAGCAGCGGACCTTCTCCTGATACAATTTCATACAATATTCTTATAAATTCTTTCATGCATGAAGGAGATGATTGGATGGTGGAACAGTTGTTAAGGGATATGTACAACCAGGGAATTCAGCCGGATTTGGTTACATATGGGTCCTTTATCTGTAGCCTCTGTAAAAAAGGGAAGATATCAGTTGCCCTCCTCCTGCGGGACCAGATGGTAGAGGCTCGGCTTAAGCCAAATATCACCATATACAATATCTTATTGAAATCCATGTTTCGAAGTGGCAAATTGTGGGAGGTTATCTTGCTATTGAAAGAGATGGCTGTAAACGGACTTGAGCCAGATATGATTTCTGCTGATATTCTAAATCAAGCTATTTCTAAAGGCCGGATGAAGAGATTCCCCAAGGCCATGAAAGCTTTTGAACTCGTGATTGGCAACAACTTCTGCAGAGAAACTTATGTTGGCGAAATAACAGGCTGA